The genomic stretch AGTTTGAAGTGGCACTAACCTATCCTGTTACTCATGGGTCGCCCGTTTCTTTTCTCTCCCCCTAACAAGTGGATAATGAGGAGGCTGCCCTTTTGCACGAGGAGGCCACCATGACCATCGAGGAGCTGCTCGTTCGCTACGGCCAGAACCTGAACTCCGTCAAAAACGCCAAGAAACACTGTCAGGCCTCCAAGAAGCAGGCCGAGCTGGAGGAGGGGCAGAAAGCACATTCAGACAAAGACATTAACGGGGAGGCGGAGAGCACCGAGGCAGAGACTGGGGACAAAAACGGGAAGTCCAAAGCACCGGCCGGGAAGAGTTCCAGCTCGGAGGCGAGGGCCAGCCGGAGCGCCGGCGAGGCAGACAGCGGGTCTCGGACCAGCTCGGCAGACAAACCCACGGCGGAGGGGGTGTCTTCTACCACGGGGGACGCCGGGCCTTCCTGCTCCTCCTCGGCAGCCCAGCCGCCACGGTTCAACACCACCAGGTCCAAGTTCTTCGAGGACAGTGACGAGTCGGAAGAGGCGGAAgatgaagaagaggaggagagcgaagaggaagaggaggaggaggaggaggaggaggaggaggtgagtgAACGGTAGCGTCAGCCTTGCTGGTGTATCTGTGTTTTTAAGGATTGAGCTTAGAAAGCTTTTGCCCATCTGCCTAAAGCCAAACCCAGTGCTTTATAGCAGCTTTCCATCTGGTATGTGCAAGATAGCCACAAATTGTGACACTTTTAATTTTAGTGATCGACAGATGCAAGGTTTTTCTTGACAAAAACATCCCCCTTCCACTAATTTAGTCTCCGTAacattttgggaaaaaaaaaaaaaaatcccccctCAATATGTAGTTAATATGTAgtaaacagttttgttttaattgcaattAATATCATATGGTGCAAAGCAGTTGTTCCTGAACATTTTTCCAATTCAAAATATGTGCCGGTATTTAAAGCAGTCATGGAGGAGATGGTGTTGCAATACTGCTTTAAGCTCAAATTGATTCAGTATTTTATAGTTTAATTATTACAGACCACATCCCAGTCAAATTTCTATTTATGTCTTTCAACATCTAATCTGAAGCCTTAAATGCATTGATGTCGAGGTTTCTCCTTACAAAAGCCAGACTTCTGAGCCCGTCCTCCTGGAGAATTCAACCCTGTCCATGATCTTTGCGTAGGGGAAAAGCAAGCAAGTGGGACATTGATCATTTTCTTACCCCTCAAGGATGGCAGCGAGGAAGAGGAAGGTGAATACAGCAGTGCAGACGAAGATGAAGAGGACAGCGATGCGGAAGATGAGGATATGTGCCTTCCTGGAATGGACGGGAAAGAAGAGGTACAGGATCTGAACCCAGTTTTCCAACTAGGACTGTCTTTTTTTCCTAGTTCCTGATTAGTGTAAGCGCAgggtagtttttgtttttgtccaggTGTTTAGTACGGTCTCTCTTCTCTCCCCGTGGTCTTGATAGCCTGGCTCAGACAGCGGGACCACAGCAGTGGTGGCCCTGATCCGAGGAAAGCAGCTGATCGTGGCCAACGCTGGCGACTCGCGCTGTGTGGTGTCCGAGAGGGGAAAAGCCATCGACATGTCCTACGACCACAAGCCGGAGGACGAGGTGGAGTTGGTCAGGATAAAGAACGCGGGTGGCAAAGTCACCCTGGATGGACGGGTCAACGGGGGGCTCAACCTCTCCAGAGCCATCGGTAACCATGTTTCCTTTGCACCAGAGCCGGGGTCATTTCATTCTAGTCGATCCCCGTCCTAGTTCTGTAACTCTGTAATCCAATTCCAGAACTTGAAGGcagtgcttgtttggtgtccattaataactgagtgatccaaggatcctatccagtctattttttttaatgttcccaaattgtcacttcaaccacatcactggggagtttgttccagattgtgacgcctctctgtgtgaagaagtgtctcctgttttccattttgaatgccttgaagcccaatttccatttttgtccccgggtgcgtgtgtccctgctgatctggaaaagctcctctggtttgatgcggtCGATGCCTCTCATAAGTCTCTAAGCTAAGACTGAATATTCCCAGTGCGATCGGCGGCCACCCTCTCATTGCCGCAAAGCTCAATGTTGCAATGGTGACCTATTTGAAAAGTTCATTGTGATGCTGTGTTGTCTTAGGTGATCACTTCTACAAAAGGAACAAGACCCTGCCTCCCGAGGAGCAGATGATCTCGGCACTGCCGGACGTCAAAGTCCTCACTCTGAACGAAGAGCATGATTTCATGGTCATTGCCTGCGATGGAATCTGGTAAGGGTTCAGGGGACACAATCGGACCAGATCCGTCCAATAGCAATCTGAGTTACGGAGTTAAGATATTAACCAAGGCTATACTGTTTAGTTGCTTCATTAGTTGATCCAAATCTTTGTAGGCAAATGTATCCATGCAGAGCTCCAGCAAACCAGCCTACTTGTCCACCAACTGGTCAGATGTCTTCTTCAGCCAGAGCATGTCTGGTGGGAATTGGATATTGGAAAACATGCATTGAAGCCTTATTGTCCTCCTACTGATGTTTTCTTTCCCATTTTCTGCAGGAATGTCATGAGCAGCCAGGAAGTAATAGACTTTGTCAGCGAGAGAATGAAGGCAAGCGAGGGCAGGGATCCTCAACCCCTGTCATCTATTGTTGAAGAGGTGGGTAGTCCACATTTAAAGAGCCACCTTTTTAAAAATGGGAACATTTGAATAGATATTGTTGCCCGTCTCTGATGTCCTCATGTACTGTGTCGACTGGATACCTTGTGTGATTGTGCTCTCCGTCTCTCGTGGCAGCTGCTGGACCACTGCCTGGCTCCAGACACCTCGGGCGATGGCACAGGCTGTGACAACATGACCTGCATCATCATCACCTTTTCTGCCCACCCGTCTTCCTCCAGCCAAGCCGAGGCCAACAAGAAACGCAAGCCTGATGAGACCCCGGTGGAGAAAAATGGAAACGACAGCAAGAAGTCGAAAACTGAATAGTAGCAATCCAGTTAAATGGGTTGGTCGTTTTTAGAAGCCaatcagactttttttttttttttttcttttgtttgttttttaaagatgtgGAAGTATTCACATTTTTGGCTTTGAAGAATGTCATTGATCATCGGGAGATTTCTATTAGACTGTTCAAAATGCAGATAAATGTTCATCagcaatgttgtttttgtttttcatgtgaaTGGTTTGTTTTAGTATTCATATGTTGTCGGCCCGCTATCCCTTGCCACACACTTACACCCATACCTCTTGCCTACAATTTTTCAAAGCTCAGATCtggactacatttttttttttttttaaaaggccaTAATATTAGTTTGATGGAAGAAGTCTGAATTTCAATGTACAATGTAACATCTGGAACTTCATTCATACCCAtaaacttgtgtgtgtgtgtatatatatgtatacgtatatatatatattttccatgcCATTTCCATTTTTAGTCTAAAGAAATGCAtaacttttgttttttgggggtaaTTGTGGAGCAATGTGACATATGGTGCCTATTCCTTCAACACCAATATGTAAgaacattcaaatacattttttaaaaaaacGACATAAAGAAAAGAccttgtctgttttgttttttccactaGTAATCTTAAGAAAGCCTTCAGTCTTCCTTGTGATTCATAACCATTCAGGGATTTTTGAAACCAGTCTTCCCTTTGGGGTCTGTTGGATTTTCTGATCCGCTGTGAAGGGAATGGAAATGAATGGACAAAACTATATGTTTGTGAAATATTTGCTGGCTTGAAGTAATCCCTTGTTGTATCGCATACCTTGTTGTACAAAGACTGTCGGCGTTTCTAGGCAGAGTTGGTTGATGCGATCCAGGCGGACACCCTTCGATAGAGGCTGTCTCACTGTGTGAAGGACTATGGCCTTCTGCCTCTCATTCCACAGTTACTTTTCTTCTCTAATTATTAAGTCAACACTTCTGTCCAGATTTCAAACTTGTCGGTTTTGAACTGTGAATTGAAGATTTTGACCTTGGGGGAAGGGGGGAGAAAGTGTCCATTTGACCAAATAGTTAGATTTATTGTGTAATTTGAGAGCTtacgttaaataaataaatgtccctTTTTCCTTCAGGCGCTGGAGTGTGACACCTCGTGTTGCTCTTTGTAAATATTCAAGTAAGATGCAGCAAACTGCGGGAGCTGGTCTGGTTAAAAAGATCAGTTGAACTTCTAGTCTTGTTTTTCTATAGattcttttgtttcttctctctACCATGTTAATTTGATCATGTTccaactctctctgtctccaggCTTTCAGCAACTGGTCAAtggaaaacattttatatatgaggtatttttaaaatgatatattttgCTACTTTTTTCAAAGCATCTTTGTATCTTTAGTTAGTTTGACTAGAAAAACAACAGTTCCGAATTGAGATGCCATTTCTTTTCTCTGCGTCAATAAACGAAAAACCGAAACAAATGTCTCAAACCTGTCTTCTTGGTTTTAACTTGATGTCAATTGATGTTCAGATCCAAGCCATTGGCAAATGTATATGGGATGAGGTTCACAAAGCTGGGCTGAAGGGTTTTAtagcacccccccacacacactttgtGTAGTGAATTGTCTATGACTACTTATCTCCCAGAAGCGAGAATAGCATGTGCCCTTTTTAATATCTCTTTGGAAGCATGTGATTTTCCACTTGTGGTtcacaaacagtgtctgaacaGGCCTGGTATTAATCCAGTTGTTTAGTTTCACCATGAAagcaaacattttgtttttcagtttatgaatgttatttttgttCCCTCCCtgctattattttattaatttattcttagCATGTAAAACCTACATAAACACCCAAACTGGAAACCATATTAATTAACGAAGCTATATGACTTAATGGTATAATATAGTATACCTATATGGACAAATgagaattaaataataaaaaggagatttgtttcaatcaaatctttcattttaaaaggtTCTTCTATTGATAAGGCCTTCACtacattgtaattattttgcTTGACTTTACACAGAGGTGTGTAACATACTGGGTACAAATAGGAGAATTCCCATTTGTTGTTCAGATGTATCattgtattataatttgtatgtCTCACTATTCATAGTATAATCTGAACATTGTTTTCCGGtttagaaatattttaaatttcccTTATTTTGCCTGAAGTGTTTATGCCTCAAGATTATATAGTAATCTGgtatttacaattacaattacaaggCAAACTAGGACTGCTTGTTTTTTTCTACAGCAGTGCAGTACACCAAGTACAAAGGCCTCAAAATTCATATTCTGCTTTGCTTTGTTGCGGTTTTGGTAATCCATAGAGCATTAAGATTGAAAAAGAAGGGGTTGCATAAGAAAACTACAGTGGAAGATGTGTCACCAATGCACAAATTATGCTCAGTTGCATTGCAAACCTCATCAAATGAAGTGTTGTAAATGCTGATGGTTATTGTTTCCAGTAACAAGCACTGATTATCAGATTGCCTCCGTGTGTCTTCCGTGAAACGCGATCTCCAAGTGCaactttcattaaaaaacaatacctGTATCACAATATCCGATTGTATCCATTTGATACACGTCACAGCGGTGTAGAAAATCAAATGCTCTTTACTTACGTGTTATACGGTAGCCACTGTACTCATTGCGCATGCGTTAGGTAGCCAACACAACATGGCAGCACCCTGGTCGAAAATTGCATTTCTCTTTTACTTTCGGAGCATTTTCTTAACATAGACCGACTGGAACAGCCCAGCAAATTAAGTTTCATTAAATTAAGTAAGTTTTATGCAGATCTGCAAGGACGATGTCGCTCCGCAGTGTGACACTCCTGTGCAGGACAGTGAGCCGCACAGGGAAAGTGCACTGCTGGACACCATACAGAGACATGGCCAGGACACTTCCTCGCCGGTGCTGCAGTGCTAGAGCCACTCTACGTGGAGAAAGGACGTTTCAAAGGACACTGGGTCACCTCCAAGGAGGAAGAGCCCTACACCTTTCCTCACCTGTCCTGAGTACCAGCCTGCTGTCAGCCGAGGAACTGTTCACAAAGAAGTCGCTGCAGGATTACCTGGGAAGACTGGAGGCCCAATACAGGGACTCTCTGAAAAGCAGCCACACCAATAAAGGACGCATGGATGGGGTGGAGCACCTGAAAGAGTCCCGGAGGAGAATGACCAGTCTGGCAACATTAATAGCTGATGTTGAAAAGCTGAGATTGAAAGAGAATGAGATGAAAGACACTGAAGTGTTGTTGAAAGGTGAGTTCACTGTTTAGCTTGTGGTGACCACTAAATAGTGCTGTTGTAGCAGATACTATACAGAGCATGTGAATTTGACACTGCATTATATTTCACATAAGCCCAAAACCAAAGGGTGTCAGACAGATGTCCATATTGTGGGCATTCTTCCACAaggtcttgttttttttatgtatttcagaTGATGATGCTGACATCAGGGAACTTGCTGAGAGTGAACGAAGTGCCTGCATGGAGACAATACGAGACCTGAAGCAAAAGGTAGAAGATGGCAAGAGAGCAAGACGACTAAATGACATCTCAGATTTGGGAATCCCCAGATTGTATTTCTTATGCTTTCTGTGTGTTTATGCGTGCATGCTGCAGGGTTGCAAAAGACATAAACGAGCACAAACGGTAACCCTGGGGAATATATTGGTCAGTGGCTAGGGAACAAGAGGTCAAGCACATCTCCAAAAAATACGGGCTATCAAGTTAGCCTTAAGAGAAGATGATCGAAAAATCCATTTTAAGGAAATATGTATCCCTTAGCATGCACAAATGGAGGTGGCTGCCAGTTGAACTCTTGAGTCCACTTCTCAGTTCGGTCTCTGTTCCTTGGGCTGCCAAGGTCCCACTCGTCCCACACAAGAGTACTTTATTCTGGCGTTCTTCCAATGAGATCCTCAAGGGCCTGAGATTATCTGCTTTAATTGctcttaattggttaattgaaataattgtaCACTTAACAGAAACCATTTCCCAGTCTTTAATACAGGTGATGATTTAAACAGAGCCTGTTAACCTATATGTTTGCTCAGAGCACTTGCCACATGGGTCGGCTGCTTTATATCAGTTTTTCTGCAGTAAAAGCCGTCAAATAGATGTTCTAGACATTCTGTAGTGCCTCCCCCCCCATCCTAAAGACAGACTTGTGGCCGGATACTTACAATTTTACTTGTCTTGGAAAACTGTTACCATCTGAGGGAAAATATATTTGCCACTGCTGTTTTTATCTGAATTCTCTTATCGGGCTGTTGTGCTTGTGTTTAGGTAAAAGCTTGAATGTAAATCTGTGTTGGCCTTTGTCATGTTCAGATTCTGTCACAGTTGGTTCACGAAGAAGAAGTGGACGAAAGCGACCTTGTCTTGGAGCTGACGGCCGGAGTTGGGGGACAGGAGGCTATGCTGTTCACGGCCGAGATATTTGACATGTACCAGAACTATGCCGCATTCCAGGGCTGGGGATTCGAAACACTGGAGTACTTTCCAAGCGAAATAGGTTAGTCCTTGCAACGGTCAACTCATTTAAAAGGAACATGAAAAACTGTGAAATATGAATACCGTTTTTATGTTGCCTTAGGTCTCttagtgtatgtatgtgcataAGCCAAATTAATGAATAAGGGAGGAATGCTGAAGTATCTCATTtggtttctctctttctgtgtagGTGGATTACGACACGCGACAGCCAGTGTTAGTGGCACTCATTGCTATAAGCGTCTGAAATTCGAGGGAGGGGTGCATCGTGTGCAGAGAGTGCCCAAAACTGAAAAGCAAGGACGGACTCACACCAGCACGATGACGGTAGCGGTTCTGCCCCAGCCAACAGAAGTAAGTCACGTGAGAAGACAGTTGTGGCAGGCTTTAAAAGTGTACTATATGCGTGGTCACCAACCCTGGTCATAGCACCTTTCAGTATGTGTGTTGGACTTCTTTTAGATCAACTTCACGATTAATGCGAAGGACTTGCGGATTGAAACGAAGAGGGCCAGTGGAGCAGGAGGTCAACATGTCAACACGACAGACAGTGCGGTTAGGATTGTGCATATCCCC from Amia ocellicauda isolate fAmiCal2 chromosome 23, fAmiCal2.hap1, whole genome shotgun sequence encodes the following:
- the ppm1g gene encoding protein phosphatase 1G, which codes for MGAYLSQPNTVKSSADGGNNNMSYGFAAMQGWRVSMEDAHNCIPELDEETAMFAVYDGHGGEEVALYCSKYLPDIIKEQKAYKDGKLQKALEDAFLAIDSRMTVDEVIKELTQISGRTREDDVKEKVADEDDVDNEEAALLHEEATMTIEELLVRYGQNLNSVKNAKKHCQASKKQAELEEGQKAHSDKDINGEAESTEAETGDKNGKSKAPAGKSSSSEARASRSAGEADSGSRTSSADKPTAEGVSSTTGDAGPSCSSSAAQPPRFNTTRSKFFEDSDESEEAEDEEEEESEEEEEEEEEEEEEDGSEEEEGEYSSADEDEEDSDAEDEDMCLPGMDGKEEPGSDSGTTAVVALIRGKQLIVANAGDSRCVVSERGKAIDMSYDHKPEDEVELVRIKNAGGKVTLDGRVNGGLNLSRAIGDHFYKRNKTLPPEEQMISALPDVKVLTLNEEHDFMVIACDGIWNVMSSQEVIDFVSERMKASEGRDPQPLSSIVEELLDHCLAPDTSGDGTGCDNMTCIIITFSAHPSSSSQAEANKKRKPDETPVEKNGNDSKKSKTE
- the mtrf1l gene encoding peptide chain release factor 1-like, mitochondrial, which produces MSLRSVTLLCRTVSRTGKVHCWTPYRDMARTLPRRCCSARATLRGERTFQRTLGHLQGGRALHLSSPVLSTSLLSAEELFTKKSLQDYLGRLEAQYRDSLKSSHTNKGRMDGVEHLKESRRRMTSLATLIADVEKLRLKENEMKDTEVLLKDDDADIRELAESERSACMETIRDLKQKILSQLVHEEEVDESDLVLELTAGVGGQEAMLFTAEIFDMYQNYAAFQGWGFETLEYFPSEIGGLRHATASVSGTHCYKRLKFEGGVHRVQRVPKTEKQGRTHTSTMTVAVLPQPTEINFTINAKDLRIETKRASGAGGQHVNTTDSAVRIVHIPTGVVSECQQERSQLKNKEKAMQVLRAKLYSMKLEEATSKRYNARKIQIGTKGRSEKIRTYNFPQDRVTDHRIGKSLYDIRGFILGEGLLDEMIQTLQEFSEQESLLDILEENQLTEL